The DNA window GACCAGGGCGGTGGCGGTCCGCCctcataaacccggcccctggcgtacatcgcccAACTCTTCTATACCAATTCATTGTGGAAAAATTTGTTCTCGGTGTGTCCTCGAAGTCTATGCGATTCTATTTTTCTTTGCTTCTcgttacgctaaccccccacaTGGTTTTTCGCGTCTGTGTTGTGCCTAAGGCCTTTCTTGAGTTGATACGCTACGTCTCCGCCCCGGGACCTCTGTCTCGCGGAAGAAAAGGAACCGGGCACCCGAGAAttggcttcagggagacgtgctcgttctttgctggggtccagggtcgagtagccgcttagcctggttctgTACCCTAAGCCTACGCGCCCTACCCCCTAGGACGAGTACCGTTGCACCTCGAACCATagacccgggggccgggacccctttaaTCCCTGAACCTAGGCCCCGGCGCTCTGACCCGCTACGCAACTCAGGAGGCCTTCGCTGGCCAGaccgggacctcgtggggacgtctactaagcatCGATCcgaagtcatgtgcaggacctcggttctatggcagctactCCCGACCTATcacgactacctcccagggggccacgggacctcggtgcaCTTAAGAACACTTTATTAATTGACAACCagaaaaacagctaagtttttggCAAAAAAGTAGACGCACGAAATACTTAAATACATTACTGATAATGTTATATTACATCACATcacaaagttatattacaaaaacaaTATGAAAAGTGCTAATCCTATTGCCCTGGTGGTCCGGAGGTGTCGGGCCGACGTCGGAAGCGCGACACCACCATGTCGACCGCCTCCTGCACGCGCTCCTTTGCAACGGCCGCCATCGCCCGGAGGGGACCAACCAAAACGGGAGTTAGCTGCATGGtggggtcgtggctccggaagctggtaaGGATGTACTCAGCCGTGCCTCGGGCAACTGCGCTCCcttctgtctccaggaggtcgaGCATGCCGGACTCCAGGCCTTGTAGTCACTCGGCGGCAGCGTCTAGCACCTGGAGGGCGACGCCAAGCGATGAAGGAGCCTCCGCCACCCAGATGGGGTTTGCTCCGAGAGCCTCCAGGGAGGAGTTCACCTCACCGGCCCACCTAACGATGCAGCCGATGCTGGTGCTCCGCTCCGTCTGGAACTTCTCCACCctcgcctccctctcctggagggcCGCTTCGCGCTCCCGGAGCCTCTGGGTCCCGGCCGACAGCTCCTCTTCCACGGCCGCCTCCCACGCCTGGAGTTCCTTGAGCCGGGACACCTCCTCTGCTTTGCGGGTGGCGAGTTCTTCTTTCCTCTTCGCCGCAGCTGCCGCCAGCTCTGCACGAGTGGCCTCCTGCACCGCGTTCACCTCCACCAACCTCTTGGCCTGCTCGGCCAATTCTAGGGAGATCCTCTCCCGCTCCGCCACTGCCTGCACCTTCTCCTCCGCTGCGATCTCCCGCCTGAGAGCATCCGCCTCCCGCCGCACTGTCGCTCTCTCCCATTGGGCCGCAGCCGCCTCCCGGTTGAGAGCTTGCTGCAGTTGCTCCTGCAGGAGCTCACGCTCCAGCACGAGTTTGGCGCGTTCATCGGTGTAGCGGGCGGTGACGGACTTGATGCAGTCCCCCAGGCGCTGCTCCCAGTCGAGGAGCCGGTGGCATTCTGCCTTCAGCCTCTCCCACTCCCGCCGGATCCCTGCCTCCAGTTCCTCGTGAACCTGCAGGCTTTTGGCAAAAAGGCGGGGGAGCGGGACCTCTGCTGGACTTGGAAGAAGACgcctccccagcaccacctccggctcctcctcctaTGCGGGTTGGGTGGTGGTGCTGGCGACTTCTGCCACCTCGGTGCCGCCGCGACCTCTGGCACcacctccggcgccgccacttccggcgctgctgctgcttccgGCGTCGCCTCCCCCggtgctgccgctgctggtacagCTGGAGGAGGCTCCAGCTCGGcgtctggtgctgctgctgcttcggACGCCTCGGTCAACGCAGCTGGTCCGGCGGCCTCCTCCTCTGGGATGGGCTCAGGCCTTGGGGGTGTGGCGGCCTCCGGTTCCGGACCGCTGGGTCcggctgctgctggtactggctgggggccggaccccccAGCTGAGGCGGCTCTGGCGGTTGTGCTTGTGGCGTCTGGAGAGGGGGACCTGTCAGACCATCAACAAGGTTAGAGCACCAGGAGGCAAATTGGGATAACAAGAGATTCCAGGGAGACTACTTACTCAAAATCAAACCACTCCCATCGGCCCCGCATTTTTTGGGGGACCACCTTTTCTGCCGAAGGCCCACCGGACCTTTGGCGGGTGTCCCCGGCCGCTGGCGCTTCTGGTGGCAGGGGTGGGGTTTGTGGCCTTGGCTcggacggtggtggtggcgttGCCGGCTGCCTCGGAGGAGGCCTTCGCACCTCCTCCGGTCTCCTCTCCGGTTATTGGCGCTgaggcggaggtggtggagctccgctctgctcctccgcccccgccatcttctggcgcttgggcgccagctccccgaccaaggagccgtcaccacgctggagcctccgggacttgctcccttcggcttggctgctccGCGCGGGTGCCGCCCCCTGGGCCTCGTcgctcctttgggccggggcagTACCCGCATTCTCCTTgtgccggtgctctggcactggcaccttctccttccatttcccgccgggggccggacctccggtTCTTGGCTCCCCGAGACCTTCGCTGGTACGTTGCTGGCGGTCTGGtgtggcgccagggatctggagcccgcgattggggtcggctcccagttgccggaccgccaggccgcccttgtccagggtcggcatcgacgccaggactgaTGACCGCAACGCCCGGTCCTCAcacagggccttgaccccgctcgggaggaccagggactctgggctgaacgcctcgccggtcatcgcccggagcgctgcctccagctccgccctggtgaatTCGGAGCCGGGCCCCCGTACGATCCTGCTGCAGTCGTTCAGACCTATATacatgtaggccatccgggaccgttgctgcaggggggcgatccgccgcttcaagaagtcgcccagcaccatcaagGATGTCAGGCCGCTCCGTTGGAGATTCTTGACCCGATCAAGGACCGGGCCGAGCTCCTTCGGTATCAtcggcttggccttccaggtgtTTCGATCGCTCTGGGGTTCGTCTGTTGGCAGCTCCAAGCGGTCGTGGGGGTCAGCCTCCgtgatgacccagccttcacgccagtcctcccacttggagctggagaaggcggcgatgtaggagtttgccatcccgtgccggagttgGAAGTAGTAGGCATCGAcctcgcgcttgctcctcccggtcccgaccaaggcatagaaatgccggaagatggtggtgcaggggcgcacccccatgaacatctccataaagtgggcgaagaccgccacgaggaggacggagtggggggtgagatgatgaagttggaggccgaactcctccaggagcaggaggaagaaggaggagatcggaggaaccaacccgcacatgatgtacgagttgaagagaataaactcccccgcggcaaggtcgcggaggggaatctTGCAGGCCCTAATATTCCCGGCTTGCGCCGGCACGGACCATCCCAGAAGGCGGCGCACCGAGTCCAGCTGAGTCTGGCTCTGGAAgtggcgcgggaaaggaagcgaagACATGGCGATGGATGTTGAGTTCGCTAGGGATGGATCGCAAGGAGGCAGGGAAGAGAAGGAAGCGAagcgcaaggaagctgatcgCAAGAAAGGATGCGAAGGCGAAGGGGCGCTGCAGCGTCTGTTaatggcaagagcgaaaaggtagccgttcccttcggcgcctaccttttatgcaaaaggctgttGCCCTCTAGCGCTCCGCGACGACCGAGGCgaagtcgaacggttgcctgcgccaggccccctcctctcacacccaatgactggtgggcctgggcccgccagtcaaaggCGTGGCTGCTGGAGGAAAAGGgggaaaggcggaatccgaaccgcccgagccgcgggacgggctcgaataagacaagaatctgaaccgcctgacgcgcacggcgcgggcggggggaCGGGCCCCTCAGGGATCCCGCTTTGGGGGAAAGGTCATCCATGCCCTTCCCCGGCgggaacaagctgtccacccaGCGCAATGCTGGGaactggccccacctgcgggttcatccttcatccgaggtgggcccgggggcctctgtcggtacatacggacaggggtacctcctgctagggtgtccaggcccttagcgtatcaccatacgtgatcttcccctcgccttctgggtgacgtggcatacggcccgggcctgacagctagggccatggtctccggaccttccccgtgctcttagaggtccggggcctccacaTGCCCAGGGGGGCGGGAGatctctcgggtagcccccgcgGGCCCGGACTCCCCCAGGGAGGTCCAGGActgccacgtgtgatggccggaccatcacagacctgaccgctccaaccggcctcgggggcccggatcccccttcccccgggaaggggtccggtgccaccatGTGCCACCCCCACAGTGGGGGTGGGGCTGGCCTGCCATGTGCCTGTGGCAAGAGGCCCTTCGCTGGTCTCCAGGcgacctaccagcatttaatgcggtagctgggccgggcgcgcccaagtcaaaaagtgtgGCCTTCCCCTGACACAcagggcaggtaggctgacaccacggtaagcctgcctgtttccaaggcggcgcgtcgtatcaccgttactgtgcgcaagcggcgtacagtcctgtcacggcgccgcgcgcgtgcgtgatgatggcctgcaacaggagagccgaggcctgcgctgctacagtgcgcgtgaaggcaacggcgcggcgggtcagcgctgctccttcgcctgACAGGTTCTCACTCAACAGTGGTGGCACGGCTCCACTGTTgagtaacactgacagcagtcactGTGCCTACAAGGCAACACGCGACCGTACCCAGGCCGTGGATACGCACATTATCTTCCCAACCGCGAAGACTACAGTGAGAGgctggagatggagatctccatatcacatagagtaggctccagttggccgggcccacctgtcggggtcccgcacagtgtaagcacctcccttgaactataaaagagagagtgtactcgttagaggaCAAGTTTTTTAGACACACAAAGTTCCAGACAAGCTCACGCTAGTTTCCATCCAGGCTTACAcagtcaatacaacaccaaagtggatgtagggtattacgctccggcggtccgaaccactctaaatccttgcgTCCTACCTGCGTTCATCTGCCcatcgatcgagcgctcctaagtctcctccaaacccatccttaactaggattagacgggtgctttccgccacccggctggagatttcctccgataGGTGTGTTAAATAATTTTCTGCCTGCAAGCTTGTCTAATTTATAACTTTTGCTTAAAAGATGATAAAATATCCAAACTACTTTTGTTAGCTTTGTCTTCATGTCTAGTTTCTCTGTTAATTTCCTGAGAATTTATACAAATGTGTAACAtgtcttttaagatttaacttgtttaAAGTTGCTAAAAATTGTAGATTTCTTAAATAATTctaataaaataattttattGCAAATCCAACCCTTATAAATTCCTTATGATGTCCTCTGTATGCAAACATTAAATCTTGATTTATGCTTGCTATATGAATTGTTTTGAGCAATCCTCATTTTTATCCTTATGTTTGCGAACGTAATCGGCGAGCTCCTTATCTAGTGTTTGCGAGCTTCCTTGTTAAATGTGATGCTCATTCTTCATTTCATCATATCATTTTTATATCATCAACATCATGTTAATGCATACATTttattcatgcattatagtgattGAAACGACGAAGGACGAGCCTGTTGAGCCCCGCCGAGATCGTCGAAACCGAGCCGGGAGTTGAATTTGTTGTCGAGCCAGAAgataaccaaggcaagcagctaagcatgattcatTGACCCACTTAATTTGATTTGGATTTAGCTATCTCGGGTATAAATGTTTATACTAAatattatctattgcatcgtcaATCCTATTTTTATACATTGACCTCCCTTACTTCTATATACCCATGTCTTGACACTTATAGTTAGTAACTAATAAATTTGATaaatgcttagccatgcttagaaTTAATCTGTAACTTGGGAGAAATTGTTAGGAATAGGATCACTTGCACAATACACAACTTTTACCTTGCTCGGGATTGTCCGGGTTTGAGATGTTGAAAGTTGTATTGGTCTAGTTGGAAAAGAAATGGTTTCGTGGGCGGAATGTAGGGCCTCGAGAAAGGAGTCTTGTAGGCATAGTCCGCTTGAAtcggttaaggaccgtccgtgaatgacctcggttttgagcatgttatcgtactaccacatatgaTTGGTATGGATGAGCCGATTACCTTCTAACTATTAATCCTTGATGCACGATCCTAGATGTGTGGCTATAGGGCTTTGTAgggaggcttaggggtgtccccggtgaacctaggtaactctccgctcaagttaggcgtgatgttcaatgGTTGAGACTTGTCGGGAAaagttgatgcgagtacccccttgctcaacgtgatcagttgggtgagtcgcatagtccttgtgtcgtgtgggtaaagaagtacacccttgcaaggatAATGAATCAATTCAAATTGTTGCGCTCTcagttatgagcaagctcaaaaTCCAATGAATTCTTCGTAGAAGTATCGTTTTGTCGGACTTGGTTCATGTCAACTCTTGATACTCATTTGTGTTGTGATTTATCAACTAAAAGTTGAGATGGtttgggcaagataattaaaaTACTAGGAAGCTAGGTGTTGGATTAGAGAGCTCGTGCTTATGCaaattacttaaccctaaagtcTTATCTTATGAGTCTTCATTTGCATAATCCTTGATTATTAACTAATTtgtgtaagtcttgcgagtacctttgtactcatgttgctttgttaactaagttgcaggtgagccggaggttgtgtttggccacttctaTCCCGCCGACTCCGGTGCGGGCGAGGAGTAGGTCGATGCGGCCttgatggtgtccttgagcaagacccCATCATTTTATCGTTATTTAGATATCCGCTGCGAACTCATTCttttggggatgacatgttcgACTTTCAGTTTGATAAACTATATCCCTTTCTAATGTTAAGTAATGAGACCGAGGCTTATATTTTGTTGTGGAACCTTAAATTTTGGATTCGAACCTATCCCTTTGTTGAACTTATAATGTTGTTTAGTGTAACCTTTATTGCTTAAAATTTTCTCTTTATGATCCATCGGCGATGTATGAGATTGTAAACGGTATGTGtgtatgcatgatcttgggcatatggtggagcacacACCGGGACTGTTagatttgatattatttttggcGAATGACAAGTTGGTCATTTATAACTTAGATATGGGTTAACACGTGGCACGCTCTTAGCgcgagcgcgtgttagctctcatcttagTGTTAATGACCGGCCgttcgcttaaaatgatattaaatttGACGGTTCTTACAATTATTTACTGATCAATCATCTGTGATATACTATACATGTATATATCCTAACTAACTCGTATGATGGGGGGGGGGCGAGAAGTAAACGTTCCTGCCAGTTGCAGAACATGATGGATCGCCTGCATTAGCTAACTAGAGCTGGAAGATCCGGTACTTCCTGGGACCAAAACCGTTCCAACTTGCAACAACCAGTACTCGTGGCGGGCTCGGCGCCCGCGCAGCCTGGCCACGTCGTCGGGAAATCTGCTGCTCGCTGGATCATGATCGGCTGGCCCGCAGCGCTTGGTGAATCGAGCGCTCGTTCGATTCTTATCGGCTGGCTCGTGGCGCTTGCTGTACCGAGCAGCTGCCTCGCTGTCGCTCGCGTCTGCCTCCGTCGTACGCGTACACGCTCCGTCACCATGACGCGTGGATTTTCACTGCTGTGGTGTCGGCTTACCACGGTGACTCGTCGCGGTGGTCTGCGGGCGACGCGGGATAAACTCCAGCCTGCGCTTCACTGCTCCTCCTCACATGTTCCTTTGCTTCCGCGGTAAGTTTCTGCTGCCTTCGCTTGCTCCGCCCTCCTCTTTGTTCGCTACTTCGCTGCTCAGAGATGTTCTACGTTGGATTTCTCGTTCTTTTTCGAGATTTCCTAGTTGCTGCCTGTGCTCCAGTTTGGCTTGCTTTCCTGTTATCAGAGATTTCGCTGATTTCTTGTTCCTTTTCGAGGTTTCCTGGTTGTTGCATGCGCTGCAGGTTGGATTTCTTGCTTCGTTTCCGTGATGTCGTTGCTTCGTTCCGAGATTCCGTTGTCGAATGGAGATACCTGCTCCCATTCGTGTCTTTTTTGCCTCGACCGTCTCCGCTTTTGCTTTCGTTTCCCTTTTTAAAGTCCGGCCTGTTATGAGCATGCGCCTGGAGAAAAAAAACCTAGGGTGCCTGTTTGTAGTCTTCTAATTTCATTGGtccctctcttctttttttAGTTGCGATACGACTTCGCTTTCCTTTTACCTCTGCACTTAGTATTTCCGTTGCTACTCTCCATTTTGTCAGCCGATTTTTTATGCACTACGTGCGCTTTCATCTTCTTGTCTTAATTTGCAGGCCCCGTTCGCCTTTGGACATGATCCTTTGTCCACTGCCCACGAttcttcctctgctctgcttgcCTGCCGCCGTGCCGCGGCGGAGGTGAACTCTTCCTCCCAATTTTTTTTAGCACCTTGTTTACTTGCTTCGGTTTAACGACCTCCCAATCCCTGCTGGTAGTCCTGTGCATGCGTTGGCCTCTGCTTGTTCCCGTTACCTGTTATTCTGTGCGCTGATTAGTTCTTGCAGGGTCGTCCGCTTTCCATTTGCCTGCAGTTAGTTTTCACCAAGCCAGTTCTTTTATTTCACGCTTCTGATTTTCAAGGATACGTTACGTTAATTGGTACCCCTTCTCATTAGGACTTTTTCAGACCGGTTAGCTCGCCACGCCTAGACGCCTTCTTGTCGCCACGCTCCGTCTCCGCGGTGAGCACGACTTGCCTACTGTTTTAGAATTGAACGCACTGTGAACGTGCAAGCTTTCTGTCAGGTCCTTACGTTTGTAGTCTGGCCAAATTGCATTTCTTTCAGCGGTACATATAGGCGCTGGTTACCCTCCCGTGCTGTTTTCTGCACCTTCGTTGCATGCACCTAGGTTCCTACTCAATGCTGCTAGAGGCTGGCTAACAATCTGTGTGtactctttttctttcttcgaTTTTATTTTGTGCACCTCTGCTTCTTGTTCGCTTCTGTTTGCACCGCAAAATAAGTTTCTCTACCCGTCTGGTTTTTGCACTTGCTCATCGTTCTCTATGCTGCTTCTTCAGCGTTGGGCGGTCTCACTTACTGCACATTTTAAAATCGTCGCCTATCTTGCTTGTCCTACCTGTATTTAGAGTCGTTGCTCCGTGCTGCTGTGTGCGTGTTGGTTTCTATAACTTTCTGATATCCGTTGTGCTGGATCTTGTTGAGCTGGTCCAGGTTGAAGAAGGGCGCCAGCAGCTTCCCGTCGACGCTACTGTTCGTCGACCTCAGCCCGTCCagccgccctagctcctccGCGTATGACGGGCTGCCGGCCTGATTGATGTCTGTCAGCTTGGATTTGCTTGGTTCCGGTTTCGGCAAGGGATGAGACGGTTACTATGGCAATGGCGTACTAGGGCTATGGTGTCTCAGGTGGCCGTGGTGAGGATGTCGGCACAGGACACCTTGTTTCGGCACTGCGGCGCGGCGTCTCGAGGGGCCGTCGGGGTACGCAACGCAGCTGCAGGCGGAGTGCCCGGCGAACGTCGACCCGAGGGCCGCCATGTCCATGGACCCGGTAAGGCCGGTGACCTTCGACATCAGTACTTCAGGAACCTGCAGGCCGGGAAGGGCCTGCTGGCCTTGGACCAGGTGCTCTACACCGACCCGAGGTTCAGGTCCAGGCCCACCGTCGACGCCTGGGCCCAGAGCGGCGCTGCGTTCAACCGGGCCTTCGTGACGGCCACTGGCCGGGTCGGGGTCAAGACAGCGGCCCATGGGAACATCTGCCGTGCTTAATTGACTGATTCAATTGCCGAGCTAATTTGTAACTCGAGTTTCTTCGTACATGTCTAGAGGAAACAAAGGAGAATAGAATAAAATGTAAAATTATTTAAATCTGTACTTATTGGGAACTCTAAATGTATACAGATTATAGGCAACAACAGTGTTGTAACATTAACATGCATAATATTTTCCTTTTGTGATGTTAACAAAAAAGAAATTATCAGTACGCATGCAGAACAACGCGGTTTGGTTGAAAGTTTTGAACAAAGCTCAACTGCTCAAGTACTTGTCGTGCACAGCAGTGAGGTAGTTGTCGGGCACAGCAGTGAGGTTTCACAGCTCAAGCAGATGATCTGTATTGCAGGGCTTGTCCATTTTTTTTATGCTGGTGCTGATAATAACATTGACACTACGATTCACAAGATCCATTTTTCTTATTTAAACTATACATACAAAATAAACACCATTTAAAAACTCCCATTTCCATGCCTATTTAGTAGTCGCGAAAAAGTCTTTATAGAACTGTACTGTTCACATAGAGATACCAATTATATTTTCATCAAGCAGCTACTCAATACCAACCAACTCTGCTTCTGTGCAGCTACAGAAAACTACTTTGTTTGTCCTGCTTTAAAAGATATGTGTTCGCCCTGCATCAAGTAGTAAAGGTTTATGTTCTGAATTTTTCAACCATAACTAAAAGATATGGTAACACACATCTACATTGTTCTGAATTCTTCAACCATAACTATTTATATGCATTTTTTTCATGTGGCAGGCTACAACACAGAGTGAACAGGTATCCATTGCTTTTTTTGAAAGGAATGTATCCATTGTAGAAATGAAAAACAATCTACGACAAAAAGCAAAAACTTAAAAATACACTTATAGCCACTCCGCTTAATCCATCAACACCATACACCAACTCTTTCAGTACATGATATATATCTTGCTGTTGAAAAAAATGCGGGCCTTCCCAGAAACCAACTTAGATCTCCCATTTTCTACCAGATTACATCTTATATTTTACAAACACATGTGAATGAGATGTTGTACTAGCACACAGCACTCTTGAAGGATCATATTTCCAACTGAATCTCCTGCAGTGGACAAATCAATACCATGCTCAAATTCACATTTTGCTTAGTCGCGCGTATGGGCGCGCGCCAATCACTAGTATACAGAGGGTTTTATAGTACTTCTCCCAGGTCCTAGCAACTACTAGGTCGAGATGCCATGTATTTTGTTTCGTTGGGATCAGAATCTAGCCACAACTAATGTATCAATACATTTTTGAACCACAAAATTGATGCCGCAAGATTTGTATTGAAAAGTATTGTTCTTAAATAAATTATCAATAGAGTGGTTCTCACTCAAAGTGCTGTTCTAACAAAACGAAATGCTCCTTGGCTTGTACTGTATGAACTAATTCATGCTCGTGTACAGGAATCCACAGCTGACAGCTGTTTCAGCCAAACAACTTTCAGCTTTTCCACAGCTGTCAGCTCACAGtagctttcccacagctgattTTAGAAATCAGATTTTCAGAAATCTATAGCTGAACCAAACATACTCTAAACTTTGAAGCAAACACTTTCTATATTAAAGACTCAACTACAGTCGGCCCTACGTTTGTCCAATTGCACGGCTGTTTTCATCCACCGCGCACCCACGTTTAGCTGATCGGGCGGTCCCACATTCGAGGAGGCTGGTGAGAGAGTGGTGGAGAAATTCATTCGGGACGCCTGTTCATTTCGTTCCCCCTCTCTCTGGTTGTTCTCACTCCTCTTTCATCGCTCGCAACGACCGGCGATTCGCCTCCATCCGCTCTCATCTCCTACATCGGCGCCATCCTCTGGATCCCGACGGGCATCCTCGGCGGTTCGGGAGCTCAGGTAAGTGATTCTCCCCACCCCTGAGCGCCCGAGCAAAATCCCCCCTGTTCGTCGTTTTGATGTGTGGATTTTTTCCATTTTGATTTGGTGGAGATCATCAGTGCAAGCATCTGGAATCCGGCGAGATGATCGGGGGGAGGAGGCGATGCCGCTGCGGCCCAGCGAGCGGACGGAGCTCCGGCGGAGCGGCTTCAAGGCGTCGGTGGACGggcgaggggcggcgacggcgcagCGCGTCGACGTCACCGTCGGTATCTGCAAGGGCGGCCGCGGCAGCGCGCTGGCgaagggccgcggcggcggcggcggcggcgcagcacccGCCGCTAGCCGTCGACAAGGAGGTGAGGTTTCTCGTCATGGTTCTTCTCGATCCTACCTGCTCTGCTGGCTCTGCACCTCGCCTCTTTCTTCAGTCTCATGATTTGCCCGCCTTTGTTGCGTAACTTGCGTTTGCGTTTGCTGGGGATCCTGCTGCAGTTGGCTAAGCGGTTGTTTTCGGATGAGAGCAGAATGTAGTTGGAGGCCGTCCGTCAGAGAGTTCAGGGACCTGCATTCGATCGGTGCGTTTCTACTTTGCCAACAAAATTTCTCATTCTTGCCGTCTCGTTTTCTCGAAACAGAACTAGTGGGACGGTGGGAGTTCTTTCGATTCTGTAAAATTGAAGAGAGATTCGTCAATGGATTCTGCTGACTTCGTAGCCAATCTTTTTTCTTCATTTAATTGTCTGGATTGCAGCTCGAGTTTATGTAAACTGCTCTGGTCGTTAACAATGGTAACAAAAATCAGAGAACCCCCCGATTGACAAGGTGATCGGCTCTGGAGTGCTACCGTGCTTTCTACATTTGATTTCTAGGGAGGAGTGCCCTGACCTTCAGGTGTGCTGGGATTCTGCGATTTGGACAACAATATCACTTTACAAAGTTACTGCAGCAGA is part of the Panicum hallii strain FIL2 chromosome 2, PHallii_v3.1, whole genome shotgun sequence genome and encodes:
- the LOC112880867 gene encoding peroxidase 16-like, whose protein sequence is MVSQVAVVRMSAQDTLFRHCGAASRGAVGVRNAAAGGVPGERRPEGRHVHGPGKAGDLRHQYFRNLQAGKGLLALDQVLYTDPRFRSRPTVDAWAQSGAAFNRAFVTATGRVGVKTAAHGNICRA
- the LOC112880866 gene encoding uncharacterized abhydrolase domain-containing protein DDB_G0269086-like codes for the protein MSSLPFPRHFQSQTQLDSVRRLLGWSPSPDATSTTARAASAGGSGPQPVPAAAGPSGPEPEAATPPRPEPIPEEEAAGPAALTEASEAAAAPDAELEPPPAVPAAAAPGEATPEAAAAPEVAAPEVVPEVHEELEAGIRREWERLKAECHRLLDWEQRLGDCIKSVTARYTDERAKLVLERELLQEQLQQALNREAAAAQWERATVRREADALRREIAAEEKVQAVAERERISLELAEQAKRLVEVNAVQEATRAELAAAAAKRKEELATRKAEEVSRLKELQAWEAAVEEELSAGTQRLREREAALQEREARVEKFQTERSTSIGCIVRWAGEVNSSLEALGANPIWVAEAPSSLGVALQVLDAAAE